In Chrysiogenes arsenatis DSM 11915, the following proteins share a genomic window:
- a CDS encoding methylenetetrahydrofolate reductase produces the protein MTTRIAIELVPRTREALELELQQIQQNFPHITAINIPDLLRFDIRSWEGCAIARQWFPQTIAHIRAIDMHPYNPLHMIDYLRAHEIGEVLVIAGDPPQNHERVIYPSTSVDIIRKFKREAPEIKVYAAIDPYRNSFRVERDYIRHKLDVGADGFFTQPFFDLRLMEMYGDQLQGQTVFWGVSPVTSEKSRFYWETRNNAIFPRSFAPTLEWNQQFARQALEFVRRSGFDIYFMPIKTDILKYLNGVLVE, from the coding sequence ATGACCACCCGTATTGCTATTGAACTGGTTCCTCGCACGCGCGAGGCGCTGGAGCTTGAATTGCAGCAGATTCAGCAGAATTTTCCCCATATCACGGCGATCAACATTCCCGATCTGCTTCGCTTTGATATTCGCAGTTGGGAAGGGTGCGCGATTGCACGGCAGTGGTTCCCGCAAACGATTGCCCATATTCGCGCTATTGATATGCACCCGTACAATCCGCTGCACATGATCGACTATCTGCGCGCGCATGAGATTGGCGAAGTGTTGGTGATTGCGGGCGATCCGCCGCAGAATCACGAGCGGGTCATTTACCCGTCCACCAGCGTGGATATTATCCGTAAATTCAAGCGTGAAGCGCCTGAAATCAAGGTGTATGCAGCGATTGATCCGTACCGCAACAGTTTCCGGGTGGAGCGCGATTATATTCGCCACAAGCTTGATGTCGGGGCGGACGGGTTTTTCACACAGCCCTTTTTTGATTTGCGTCTGATGGAGATGTACGGTGATCAACTACAGGGGCAGACGGTGTTCTGGGGGGTTTCGCCGGTAACGTCAGAAAAATCGCGTTTTTATTGGGAAACGCGCAACAATGCCATCTTCCCGCGCTCGTTTGCCCCCACTTTGGAGTGGAACCAGCAGTTTGCGCGGCAGGCGCTTGAGTTCGTGCGGCGCAGTGGTTTTGATATCTATTTTATGCCGATCAAGACGGATATTCTGAAATATTTGAACGGAGTGCTGGTCGAGTAG
- a CDS encoding ATP-binding protein codes for MERALLSELLGWKAKNERKPLLVDGARQTGKTYLLQTLLGQSFERVLRIDFLESPDMAQAFAGSLTPEEVLSNIELLTGQVFHPQTDLLIFDEIGECPRAVTSLKYFAEQAPHLFLAASGSNIGLLNTFPVGKVEQYNLRPLTFREFLVAANEPVLLKAYDNEVNSAAAHTKLFDMLTDYYFTGGMPEAVSTWFQMADQSIVERVKAVTRIHADLVSGYVRDFGKYSGKVDAGLIESVFRAVPSQLAAVVDESVKRFKFKNVHERKSRYQELESGITWLEKCRLVLKNYPVEGHPRSPLMPYRKENMVKLFLMDVGVLNHMLGISYKEIKQQKYEYKGYVAENFVQQELVAMGIDPTFSWNDARAEIEFIATDQAGNVIPLEVKSGTRTRAKSLQSYIEKCNPTKTIKLTGTQGSLLQETRHLVYPLYYTAHAARRHLLS; via the coding sequence GTGGAACGTGCATTGCTGTCGGAATTACTTGGTTGGAAAGCGAAAAACGAGCGAAAGCCTTTGCTTGTCGATGGTGCCAGGCAGACGGGAAAAACGTATTTGTTGCAGACGTTACTGGGGCAAAGTTTTGAGCGGGTTTTGCGGATTGATTTTCTGGAGTCTCCGGACATGGCGCAGGCTTTTGCTGGCTCGCTTACGCCAGAAGAGGTGCTGTCAAATATCGAGTTGCTGACCGGTCAGGTGTTCCATCCGCAAACCGATTTGTTGATTTTTGATGAAATAGGGGAGTGCCCGCGTGCGGTTACTTCTTTGAAATATTTTGCCGAACAGGCACCACACCTGTTTCTTGCTGCGAGTGGTTCTAATATTGGGTTATTGAACACCTTTCCTGTTGGTAAAGTTGAGCAGTACAATTTGCGTCCGCTGACGTTTCGCGAGTTTTTGGTGGCCGCCAATGAGCCAGTGCTGCTCAAAGCGTATGACAACGAGGTCAACTCTGCGGCCGCGCATACGAAGCTATTTGATATGTTGACGGATTATTATTTTACGGGTGGTATGCCGGAAGCGGTGAGCACTTGGTTTCAAATGGCGGATCAAAGCATTGTCGAGCGTGTCAAAGCCGTCACGCGCATTCATGCGGATTTGGTGTCGGGGTATGTGCGGGATTTTGGCAAGTATTCTGGAAAAGTGGATGCGGGTTTGATTGAATCTGTTTTCAGGGCGGTTCCATCGCAGCTTGCTGCGGTGGTGGATGAGTCGGTCAAGCGGTTCAAGTTTAAAAATGTCCATGAGCGTAAATCCCGTTATCAGGAGCTTGAAAGCGGAATTACTTGGCTTGAAAAGTGCCGCCTTGTGCTGAAAAATTACCCCGTCGAAGGTCATCCCCGCAGCCCATTGATGCCTTACAGAAAAGAAAATATGGTGAAGTTGTTTTTGATGGATGTTGGTGTGTTGAATCACATGCTGGGCATAAGTTACAAAGAAATTAAGCAGCAGAAATATGAATATAAGGGCTATGTTGCAGAAAACTTTGTACAGCAAGAACTGGTGGCGATGGGGATTGACCCGACTTTTTCCTGGAACGACGCCAGGGCAGAGATTGAATTTATCGCTACGGATCAGGCCGGAAATGTTATCCCGCTGGAAGTGAAAAGCGGTACGCGTACTCGGGCGAAATCGCTCCAATCGTATATCGAAAAATGTAATCCGACGAAGACCATCAAACTGACTGGCACACAAGGCTCGCTGCTACAGGAAACGCGGCATCTGGTTTATCCGCTTTATTACACGGCGCATGCGGCAAGAAGGCACTTGCTGAGTTGA
- a CDS encoding radical SAM protein: MNPPRWKHLFGPVNSRRYGRSLGINLFPAKVCTENCIYCECGTTTELTTERREYVPTAEVCRELELFLATAPALNYITFAGAGEPLLHSGFGEIVHFLKKHFPAYRVCLLTNGTLLTDRAVWPEVARVDLVVPSLDAVTQEVFEQINRPAAGTSASAIIDALREFSQQFEGEIQLEVLLLPGVNDDNAEVQRIADACRTIRHTLVQVHTLDRPGTCHELQPLRPERMAELARFFDTATMPTRSYAASAVESIDQDELRHRVIALVTLRPSTEEDMVSAIGAERGSLREVLQTLVESGVLQRDGEFYRGA; this comes from the coding sequence ATGAACCCGCCGCGCTGGAAACACCTTTTTGGGCCAGTCAATTCGCGGCGCTATGGCCGCAGTCTGGGGATCAACCTCTTTCCCGCCAAAGTTTGCACCGAAAATTGCATCTACTGTGAATGCGGCACAACGACGGAACTAACGACCGAGCGGCGCGAATATGTGCCGACCGCTGAGGTCTGCCGTGAGCTGGAGTTGTTCCTCGCCACCGCACCCGCGCTGAATTACATTACCTTTGCCGGAGCGGGTGAACCCCTGCTGCACAGCGGATTTGGCGAAATCGTCCACTTTCTCAAAAAACATTTTCCCGCCTACCGCGTGTGCCTGCTGACCAATGGCACACTCCTCACCGATCGTGCGGTTTGGCCGGAAGTTGCGCGGGTTGATCTCGTGGTTCCCTCGCTTGATGCCGTTACCCAAGAAGTATTTGAACAGATCAACCGCCCCGCTGCTGGCACCAGCGCCAGCGCCATCATCGACGCCCTCCGCGAATTTTCACAGCAGTTTGAAGGTGAAATACAACTTGAAGTGCTCCTGTTGCCGGGAGTCAATGACGATAACGCCGAAGTGCAGCGCATTGCCGACGCTTGCCGCACCATCCGCCACACCCTTGTGCAGGTGCATACCCTCGACCGCCCCGGCACCTGCCACGAACTGCAACCCCTCCGCCCCGAACGGATGGCGGAACTAGCACGATTTTTTGACACCGCCACCATGCCCACGCGGAGCTACGCCGCGAGTGCAGTGGAAAGCATCGACCAGGACGAGCTGCGCCACCGCGTGATTGCCCTGGTAACGTTGCGCCCTTCGACTGAAGAAGACATGGTGAGCGCCATCGGCGCGGAGCGAGGCTCGCTGCGCGAAGTGCTGCAAACGCTGGTGGAGAGCGGCGTATTGCAGCGTGACGGGGAGTTTTATCGGGGCGCGTGA
- a CDS encoding SLATT domain-containing protein, whose protein sequence is MWKRRKQPSQSETKPQTAEEFCLAVIRGFEEKASHNKSESMLCFWFSMGGALFAPFFIALGSGIAEALGWACATFWLEKVIPSILSACVAFSTGWLQLRKPQQLWSLYRTSQRKLEDNLQKYRFSVGGYAEAESPDKMLVENVTKIALDAHYEWLPMVPSPENMG, encoded by the coding sequence ATGTGGAAAAGAAGGAAACAACCGTCGCAGTCCGAAACAAAACCACAGACTGCGGAAGAATTTTGTTTGGCGGTTATTAGGGGTTTTGAAGAAAAGGCCTCACACAATAAAAGTGAATCAATGCTGTGCTTTTGGTTTTCAATGGGGGGAGCGCTGTTCGCGCCGTTTTTTATAGCTCTGGGGTCTGGCATTGCTGAGGCTCTTGGGTGGGCTTGTGCTACGTTCTGGCTGGAAAAGGTAATTCCGAGCATACTCTCTGCGTGCGTTGCTTTTTCAACCGGCTGGCTACAGCTGCGTAAGCCGCAGCAACTTTGGTCACTGTATCGAACCTCACAAAGAAAACTTGAAGACAACCTGCAAAAGTACCGCTTTTCAGTGGGAGGCTACGCCGAGGCTGAGAGTCCAGATAAAATGTTAGTTGAAAACGTCACAAAGATCGCTTTGGATGCACACTATGAGTGGCTTCCAATGGTTCCAAGTCCCGAAAATATGGGATAA
- the bioA gene encoding adenosylmethionine--8-amino-7-oxononanoate transaminase, with protein sequence MTLSASQLSMNQRDKRVLWHPFTQMKEWDALEQRVIVRGEGVYLIDMDGNRLLDGVSSMWCNVHGHSHPRLNAALQRQAATLEHSTMLGLTHPLAIELAEALVAMTPQNLTRVFYSDNGSTAVEVGVKIAYQYFLNLHGEKNTRKRFIKMTSAYHGDTLGAVSVGGVDLFHAAYGPLLFPTATINSPYCYRCPVGCADNTTCNLACLEPFEQLLTREGDQFAGCVIEPMMQGAGGMIPYPAGMLRRIADACRKAGVLLICDEVATGFYRTGPAFAVDHEGVEPDILCLSKGITAGYMPLAATLVTDEIYQAFYDDYMTFKTFYHGHTYTGHPLACAVALENLTMMDVPFQQHVTALIAALREHLEQLLRENPFVGNIRQCGLMSGVEIVRDRATKEPFPLANRTGFHICRAATERGIFLRPLGDTLVIMPPHVTSRDELASIFAVLPQAIGAVCQR encoded by the coding sequence ATGACACTTTCCGCATCACAGCTCTCCATGAATCAGCGCGATAAGCGCGTACTTTGGCACCCTTTTACTCAAATGAAAGAGTGGGACGCGCTTGAACAGCGTGTGATCGTTCGTGGTGAAGGGGTGTATCTGATCGACATGGATGGCAACCGTTTACTTGACGGCGTCAGCTCCATGTGGTGCAACGTCCACGGCCATTCCCATCCACGTCTCAATGCCGCGTTGCAGCGCCAAGCCGCTACACTCGAACACTCCACCATGCTTGGCCTGACCCACCCGCTGGCGATTGAGCTGGCCGAAGCGCTGGTCGCCATGACGCCCCAAAATCTGACTCGCGTGTTTTATTCCGATAACGGTTCTACCGCCGTTGAAGTCGGGGTGAAAATTGCCTACCAATACTTCCTGAATCTGCATGGCGAAAAAAATACCCGCAAGCGCTTTATTAAAATGACCAGCGCCTATCACGGCGATACCCTTGGCGCCGTGAGTGTCGGCGGCGTTGATCTATTCCATGCCGCGTACGGGCCGCTCTTGTTCCCCACGGCGACGATCAATAGCCCCTATTGCTATCGCTGTCCGGTTGGTTGTGCGGATAACACCACGTGTAACCTTGCCTGTCTTGAGCCGTTCGAACAACTCCTCACGCGCGAAGGCGACCAGTTTGCCGGATGTGTGATTGAACCGATGATGCAAGGAGCAGGCGGGATGATCCCGTACCCGGCGGGCATGCTGCGTCGTATTGCCGATGCCTGCCGCAAAGCTGGTGTGCTTTTGATTTGCGACGAAGTGGCCACCGGTTTTTACCGCACTGGCCCCGCGTTCGCCGTTGATCACGAAGGAGTTGAGCCCGATATCCTGTGCCTTTCGAAAGGGATCACCGCCGGCTACATGCCGCTGGCGGCCACGTTGGTAACCGACGAAATTTATCAAGCCTTTTACGATGACTACATGACATTCAAAACCTTTTATCATGGACATACTTACACCGGCCACCCGCTGGCCTGCGCCGTGGCACTGGAGAACCTTACTATGATGGATGTACCTTTTCAGCAGCATGTTACCGCGCTGATAGCCGCGCTGCGCGAGCATTTAGAACAGCTTCTGCGTGAGAACCCTTTCGTGGGCAATATTCGCCAATGCGGTTTGATGAGTGGCGTCGAAATCGTCCGCGACCGCGCCACCAAAGAGCCATTTCCGCTGGCAAATCGTACCGGATTCCATATCTGCCGCGCTGCAACGGAGCGCGGAATTTTCCTGCGGCCATTGGGCGATACGCTGGTGATTATGCCACCGCATGTCACGTCGCGTGATGAACTCGCTTCCATTTTTGCGGTGTTGCCGCAAGCCATAGGTGCCGTATGTCAGCGCTAA
- a CDS encoding zeta toxin family protein — protein sequence MPRLRLVAGPNGSGKTTLTKELIRKNIPLGQYLNPDDIARHISINAIIDGMYNERGFVGSDRKPKEFSSNFENIFAAILAQNVSLGLREDWVELGLSMTCESVMSDKRHLDFVDRAIKSGYEVYLYYICISDPERNIERVRQRVDNGGHDVPQEKIVERHRKSLLHLFDMAVKCKRVYLFDNSHENSIHFAEITPDGYLDISEKDFYKFDHEWFVEALLKKWDRAKIRIASW from the coding sequence GTGCCAAGATTAAGGCTGGTTGCTGGCCCGAATGGCTCTGGAAAAACAACGCTGACAAAGGAGTTGATTCGAAAAAACATACCACTTGGGCAATATCTGAACCCGGATGATATTGCGCGCCATATTTCAATAAATGCAATTATAGATGGCATGTACAATGAGAGGGGCTTTGTTGGGAGTGACCGTAAACCAAAAGAATTTTCCTCGAATTTTGAAAATATATTTGCTGCCATTCTTGCTCAAAATGTATCCCTTGGCCTTCGCGAAGATTGGGTTGAGCTTGGCCTTTCTATGACGTGCGAGTCCGTGATGAGTGATAAGCGGCATTTGGATTTTGTTGATCGCGCTATAAAAAGTGGTTACGAAGTTTATCTCTACTATATTTGTATTTCAGATCCCGAACGCAATATAGAGCGTGTGCGCCAGCGGGTGGATAATGGTGGGCACGACGTGCCGCAGGAAAAAATAGTGGAACGCCACAGAAAGAGCTTATTGCACCTTTTTGACATGGCGGTAAAGTGCAAACGGGTTTATCTGTTCGATAACTCGCATGAAAATTCTATTCACTTCGCAGAGATTACTCCAGATGGCTACCTTGACATATCAGAGAAAGATTTTTACAAATTTGATCATGAATGGTTTGTAGAAGCTCTTCTGAAGAAATGGGATCGTGCAAAAATACGCATTGCGAGCTGGTGA
- a CDS encoding TatD family hydrolase, translating to MNYIDIHTHLLLKDYNYAATPAARIATAIEHGVTTIITIGTDTVDNFTNRDCADQWAEVFFAVGIHPSECKSIAQVQADLALVAPLCAHPKAVAVGETGLDYYWTTETKEAQQASFEAHIALSQRENLPLIVHSREAWADTVDTLRRTKARGVIHCFTGTKDEAAAYLDLGFYISFPGIITFPKKIDALREAARFVPLDRIVLETDAPYLSPVPHRGKENQSAYMPHIYQALADIKGIDLATCCAQINENARRLFAL from the coding sequence ATGAACTACATCGATATTCACACACATTTGCTTTTGAAAGATTACAACTACGCGGCCACTCCGGCGGCGCGCATTGCTACTGCCATCGAACATGGCGTGACGACGATTATCACTATCGGCACGGACACGGTGGATAATTTTACCAACCGTGATTGTGCTGATCAGTGGGCGGAAGTGTTTTTTGCGGTCGGCATTCATCCTTCGGAATGTAAAAGCATCGCGCAGGTTCAGGCGGATCTGGCATTGGTTGCCCCTTTGTGCGCCCATCCGAAGGCGGTGGCCGTTGGCGAAACGGGTTTGGATTACTACTGGACGACGGAAACCAAGGAAGCGCAGCAGGCGTCGTTTGAAGCGCATATTGCTCTGTCGCAGCGCGAAAATCTCCCGCTGATTGTTCACAGCCGTGAAGCGTGGGCGGATACGGTGGACACATTGCGTCGTACCAAGGCGCGCGGGGTTATCCACTGTTTTACGGGTACGAAGGATGAGGCGGCGGCCTATCTTGACCTTGGTTTTTATATCTCTTTCCCGGGGATTATCACGTTTCCGAAAAAGATCGATGCCCTGCGCGAGGCGGCGCGTTTTGTTCCGCTTGACCGGATTGTGCTGGAAACTGATGCGCCCTACCTGTCGCCGGTGCCGCACCGCGGCAAAGAGAATCAATCCGCGTATATGCCACACATTTATCAGGCGTTGGCTGATATTAAAGGGATTGATCTTGCCACCTGCTGCGCCCAGATTAACGAAAATGCCCGGAGGCTGTTTGCCCTATGA
- a CDS encoding GTP cyclohydrolase II, producing MKHSSTNLKTRFGEFRFHCFSWGLHEEDNILVLENDQFSGAPLVRVQSACYSAEIFRSLDCDCHAQLSKSQRLIAENGGYLIYMLCDGRGAGLLNKLRGMALGEQEGLDTSDAYRKLGLLQDPREYLRVSEVIKHFRLEKIQLLTNNPRKIEGLTSAGIDVDRVPLEIDSTEDTKPYLETKAKKMGHLLSEFGQ from the coding sequence ATGAAGCATTCGTCAACGAATCTCAAAACAAGATTTGGTGAGTTCAGATTTCATTGCTTCTCTTGGGGTCTGCATGAAGAAGACAACATTTTGGTTCTTGAAAACGATCAATTCTCGGGTGCGCCACTAGTTCGAGTGCAGAGCGCATGTTATTCGGCGGAGATTTTTCGCAGCTTAGACTGCGACTGTCATGCTCAGCTTTCGAAGAGCCAAAGACTTATTGCTGAAAATGGTGGCTATTTGATTTATATGCTCTGCGATGGCAGAGGTGCAGGCCTTTTGAACAAGTTGAGAGGTATGGCGCTTGGCGAGCAGGAAGGCCTTGATACATCTGACGCCTATAGGAAGCTTGGGTTACTTCAAGACCCAAGGGAGTATCTTCGGGTCTCTGAAGTAATCAAGCATTTCCGTCTCGAAAAGATACAGCTTCTAACCAATAATCCTCGGAAGATTGAAGGGCTAACAAGCGCAGGAATTGATGTGGATAGAGTACCCTTAGAGATTGATTCGACAGAGGACACTAAGCCTTACTTGGAGACTAAGGCGAAAAAGATGGGGCATTTGTTGTCAGAGTTCGGACAATGA
- the bioD gene encoding dethiobiotin synthase: MSALTWLVTGTNTSVGKTWVGCELLREVARQRSRAVVRGIKPLESGLSEVAKKQWDATLLGQASTPEIGTQDALGKGYLAPLSPLHAAQAVGEMPDFNGVCRFVVGHQLESHFLLVEGAGGIAVPITPHRTYGDLARALKCPVIIVAKDELGVINSTVLTAHYLASQKIPLAAIILNRIGRVTPGDHNLQYLAECYPGKVFLADHMPDVVAHLLAELDA, from the coding sequence ATGTCAGCGCTAACGTGGCTGGTAACTGGCACCAATACCAGCGTTGGGAAAACTTGGGTCGGGTGCGAATTATTGCGTGAAGTGGCACGCCAGCGATCACGCGCCGTGGTGCGCGGTATAAAACCGCTGGAATCAGGACTGTCAGAAGTTGCCAAAAAACAGTGGGATGCCACGCTGCTTGGCCAAGCGTCGACGCCAGAAATCGGCACGCAAGATGCCCTTGGCAAAGGCTATCTTGCTCCGCTGTCACCACTCCACGCCGCGCAAGCCGTTGGTGAAATGCCAGATTTTAATGGCGTATGCCGTTTCGTGGTCGGACATCAACTGGAAAGTCACTTTTTGCTTGTCGAAGGGGCGGGCGGCATTGCCGTGCCCATTACGCCGCACCGCACGTATGGTGATCTGGCGCGCGCGCTCAAATGCCCCGTTATCATCGTTGCGAAAGATGAACTCGGCGTGATCAACAGCACCGTATTGACCGCCCACTACCTCGCATCACAGAAAATCCCACTGGCCGCAATTATTCTGAATCGGATTGGCAGAGTCACTCCGGGAGATCATAACCTCCAGTATCTTGCGGAATGCTATCCTGGCAAAGTGTTTCTGGCCGACCACATGCCCGACGTTGTTGCTCACCTTTTGGCTGAGCTTGATGCATGA